In the Cryptococcus neoformans var. neoformans JEC21 chromosome 1, complete sequence genome, one interval contains:
- a CDS encoding nicotinamidase, putative, whose product MASMPASTALIIVDVQNDFLPPTGSLAVPNGREVLPVITGLLDRKWDWAVVVVSQDYHPKGHISFASAHPPNQAYTQLPLVNAHGESYIQTLWPDHCIQGTAGADLESGLAEVLAKRGDVRVVRKGIHSKLEAYSAFQGVVLPTPFPPAPPPSTHGGPETEDVEIVPPKTSELAEFLLAQGVNKVVIAGVATDFCVLQTALSSISSSFPTLLIAPAMRAISPEYEAKTFEAVESLGGVILGRNGEEWKTKLAEWIR is encoded by the exons ATGGCCAGTATGCCTGCCAGCACGGCACTAATCATCGTAGACGTTCAAAACGACTTTTTGCCGCCCACGGGGTCTTTGGCAGTGCCAAACGGGAGAGAGGTTTTGCCCGTAATAACTGGACTGCTCGACCGGAAATGGGACTGGGCAGTGGTTGTAGTGAGCCAG GACTATCATCCAAAGGGTCATATATCGTTTGCTTCGGCTCACCCACCCAATCAGGCATATACTCAGTTGCCATTGGTCAACGCCCACGGAGAGTCTTACATACAGACGCTATGGCCTGATCACTGTATACAAGGTACTGCCGGTGCAGACCTCGAATCTGGGTTGGCAGAGGTACTGGCGAAGAGAGGCGATGTACGCGTCGTTCGAAAG GGCATCCACAGTAAACTCGAAGCGTACTCTGCTTTTCAGGGTGTCGTGCTTCCCACGCCCTTCCCGcctgctcctccacccAGTACTCATGGAGGACCTGAAACTGAAGATGTAGAGATTGTTCCTCCCAAAACTTCCGAATTGGCAGAATTTTTACTGGCTCAAGGTGTCAACAAAGTGGTTATCGCAGGAGTAGCTACAGACTTTTG TGTCCTTCAAACCGCACTGTCTTcaatatcatcatctttcccgACCCTTCTTATTGCCCCTGCCATGCGGGCAATCTCTCCCGAGTACGAAGCTAAAACTTTCGAGGCCGTCGAGTCCCTTGGAGGGGTCATCCTTGGAcgaaatggagaagaatggaaaacaAAGCTGGCTGAATGGATCCGATAA
- a CDS encoding calcineurin-binding protein - related, with the protein MTISPPQRPNGQPIQHEPTNTLALLLPHPTLFAPPVLDLLRAHYEHFGRIAHWAPVRGFGRAIVVFESEEEAENAKRQGDWLKLDVPVGGEEKIDNEGKLKDIELVLRLYYLPPTTLNPDPATTHLAPPPLPHNFLISPPGSPPEGWEPAAEEAPNRTILPEDLQRALETLELNSGSKADDGKEIILDEGGVRVQVEDTTKQERYGGEDYEMGETLESGTDAWNPPSQSGGMGTPGFGVKIMPTAMPPL; encoded by the exons ATGACCATAAGCCCACCGCAAAGACCCAACGGCCAGCCTATCCAGCACGAGCCCACCAACACActcgccctccttcttcctcacccTACCTTGTTTGCACCTCCAGTCCTCGATTTGTTGCGCGCACACTATGAACATTTCGGGAGAATAGCTCACTGGGCTCCCGTAAGGGGGTTCGGAAGGGCCATAGTAGTattcgagagcgaagaagaggctgaaaATGCGAAAAGACAAGGTGACTGGTTGAAATTGGACGTTCCTGTGggtggcgaggaaaagaTCGACAACGAAGGAAAGCTGAAAGACATCGA GCTGGTCCTTCGATTATATTACCTTCCACCGACAACCCTCAACCCCGACCCAGCCACCACGCACCTTgcaccacctcctcttccacacaactttctcatctccccGCCAGGTTCTCCGCCTGAAGGCTGGGAACCTGCAGCGGAAGAAGCCCCTAACCGTACCATCCTCCCTGAGGACTTGCAGCGTGCACTGGAAACGCTGGAGCTGAACAGTGGGAGCAAGGCAGATGACGGGAAGGAGATCATCTTGGACGAAGGGGGGGTGAGGGTGCAAGTGGAAGATACGACCAAACAGGAGAGATACGGTGGGGAGGATTATGAAATGGGGGAGACATTGGAATCTGGGACTGATGCTTGGAATCCTCCTAGTCAGTCTGGCGGTATGGGGACACCTGGCTTTGGAGTGAAGATTATGCCCACGGCAATGCCTCCTTTATGA